A genomic window from Sorex araneus isolate mSorAra2 chromosome 2, mSorAra2.pri, whole genome shotgun sequence includes:
- the TRAF3IP3 gene encoding TRAF3-interacting JNK-activating modulator isoform X2: MPGPGPRPVPRCVRRPETYEAKCERRQEARESRRWRPNVTTCRPAEKVVRKRLQEQQLQGARQRQLLLRRRLDGPDVVSGKSLLRKQLPGTNSGLCALPQHSPPTGVPGELAAPQPHKLHFGTQTLAEVAKPPDRRDTSQQTNCGVAVLDQEIVQLSEYLKEALQRELVLKQKMVLLQDLLATLLRTSHNYWTGQLNEDKLRSRLHTLESQLRTCMQKAPPWGLKKALLETEQRRSSYELQAKELLWKVLEEKRAAEQQLRSTQRSLALAEQQCAEWRARCKALQAGGSSPQGRQSSCRPQVSRAAQWRGDAGGAQDDASSQQVQSSSQAWRAGESERDWTLSP, encoded by the exons ATGCCTGGCCCAGGTCCCAGGCCCGTCCCCCGCTGTGTCCGCCGCCCTGAGACCTACGAGGCCAAGTGTGAGCGGCGGCAGGAGGCCCGGGAGAGTCGGCGCTGGCGCCCCAATGTGACCACCTGCCGTCCAGCAGAGAAGGTGGTACGCAAACGGCTCCAGGAGCAGCAGCTGCAGGGTGCCAGGCAGCGCCAGCTCCTCCTCAGGAGGCGTCTGGATGGACCCGACGTGGTCAGCGGCAAGTCCTTGCTGAGAAAGCAG CTGCCAGGAACCAACTCTGGACTCTGTGCCCTGCCCCAGCACTCACCTCCTACGGGTGTCCCAGGAGAGctggctgccccccagccccacaagcTGCACTTCG GCACCCAGACACTGGCAGAAGTAGCCAAGCCCCCTGACAGGAGAGACACGAGCCAACAAACCAA CTGTGGTGTGGCAGTGCTGGATCAG GAAATTGTGCAGCTCTCCGAGTACCTGAAG GAGGCACTGCAGAGGGAACTGGTGCTGAAGCAGAAGATGGTACTGCTCCAGGACCTGCTGGCCACACTGCTCCGTACCTCACACAACTACTGGACA GGGCAGCTGAACGAAGACAAGCTGAGGAGCCGACTGCATACCCTGGAGAGCCAGCTCCGCACCTGTATGCAG AAAGCCCCCCCGTGGGGCCTGAAGAAGGCCCTGCTGGAGACGGAGCAGAGGCGGAGCAGCTATGAGCTGCAGGCCAAGGAGCTGCTGTGGAAGGTGCTGGAGGAAAAGAGGGCGGCCGAACAGCAGCTGCGGAGCACACAG CGGTCCCTGGCTCTGGCCGAGCAGCAGTGCGCGGAGTGGAGGGCCCGCTGCAAGGCCCTCCAGGCAGGAGGGAGCAGCCCGCAGGGACGCCAGAGCAGCTGCAGGCCGCAGGTCAGCAGGGCTGCTCAGTGGAGGGGGGATGCCGGGGGTGCTCAAGATGACGCATCATCCCAGCAAGTGCAGAGCTCCTCACAGGCCTGGAGGGCAGGAGAATCAGAACGGGACTGGACCCTGAGTCCATGA
- the TRAF3IP3 gene encoding TRAF3-interacting JNK-activating modulator isoform X1, which produces MLPREPAAGAQQLQDQEDRPGSCSEASMPGPGPRPVPRCVRRPETYEAKCERRQEARESRRWRPNVTTCRPAEKVVRKRLQEQQLQGARQRQLLLRRRLDGPDVVSGKSLLRKQLPGTNSGLCALPQHSPPTGVPGELAAPQPHKLHFGTQTLAEVAKPPDRRDTSQQTNCGVAVLDQEIVQLSEYLKEALQRELVLKQKMVLLQDLLATLLRTSHNYWTGQLNEDKLRSRLHTLESQLRTCMQKAPPWGLKKALLETEQRRSSYELQAKELLWKVLEEKRAAEQQLRSTQRSLALAEQQCAEWRARCKALQAGGSSPQGRQSSCRPQVSRAAQWRGDAGGAQDDASSQQVQSSSQAWRAGESERDWTLSP; this is translated from the exons ATGCTTCCCCGGGAGCCAGCAGCGGGAGCCCAG CAACTTCAGGACCAGGAAGACCGGCCGGGCAGCTGCTCAGAGGCCTCCATGCCTGGCCCAGGTCCCAGGCCCGTCCCCCGCTGTGTCCGCCGCCCTGAGACCTACGAGGCCAAGTGTGAGCGGCGGCAGGAGGCCCGGGAGAGTCGGCGCTGGCGCCCCAATGTGACCACCTGCCGTCCAGCAGAGAAGGTGGTACGCAAACGGCTCCAGGAGCAGCAGCTGCAGGGTGCCAGGCAGCGCCAGCTCCTCCTCAGGAGGCGTCTGGATGGACCCGACGTGGTCAGCGGCAAGTCCTTGCTGAGAAAGCAG CTGCCAGGAACCAACTCTGGACTCTGTGCCCTGCCCCAGCACTCACCTCCTACGGGTGTCCCAGGAGAGctggctgccccccagccccacaagcTGCACTTCG GCACCCAGACACTGGCAGAAGTAGCCAAGCCCCCTGACAGGAGAGACACGAGCCAACAAACCAA CTGTGGTGTGGCAGTGCTGGATCAG GAAATTGTGCAGCTCTCCGAGTACCTGAAG GAGGCACTGCAGAGGGAACTGGTGCTGAAGCAGAAGATGGTACTGCTCCAGGACCTGCTGGCCACACTGCTCCGTACCTCACACAACTACTGGACA GGGCAGCTGAACGAAGACAAGCTGAGGAGCCGACTGCATACCCTGGAGAGCCAGCTCCGCACCTGTATGCAG AAAGCCCCCCCGTGGGGCCTGAAGAAGGCCCTGCTGGAGACGGAGCAGAGGCGGAGCAGCTATGAGCTGCAGGCCAAGGAGCTGCTGTGGAAGGTGCTGGAGGAAAAGAGGGCGGCCGAACAGCAGCTGCGGAGCACACAG CGGTCCCTGGCTCTGGCCGAGCAGCAGTGCGCGGAGTGGAGGGCCCGCTGCAAGGCCCTCCAGGCAGGAGGGAGCAGCCCGCAGGGACGCCAGAGCAGCTGCAGGCCGCAGGTCAGCAGGGCTGCTCAGTGGAGGGGGGATGCCGGGGGTGCTCAAGATGACGCATCATCCCAGCAAGTGCAGAGCTCCTCACAGGCCTGGAGGGCAGGAGAATCAGAACGGGACTGGACCCTGAGTCCATGA